In a single window of the Drosophila albomicans strain 15112-1751.03 chromosome 3, ASM965048v2, whole genome shotgun sequence genome:
- the LOC117571068 gene encoding alpha-amylase A gives MFLTKGLICIAFLALANAQFATNYASGRNGMVHLFEWKWDDIAAECENFLGPYGYAGVQVSPVNENAVIGARPWWERYQPISYKLTTRSGNEAQFASMVSRCNAVGVRIYVDVVFNHMSADGNSYGTGGSTADPSSKSFPGVPFSSLDFNPTCAITNYNDPTNVRNCELVGLRDLNQGNSWVQDKIVDFLNHLTNLGVAGFRVDAAKHMWPGDLAVIYGRLNNLNTAHGFSSGAKPYIFQEVIDLGGESISKSEYTGMGAVTEFRHSDSIGKVFRGKDQLRYLTNWGTAWGFAASDRSLIFVDNHDNQRGHGAGGADVLTYKVAKQYKMASAFMLAHPFGTPRVMSSFAFDDTDQGPPTTDGHNIASPVFNSDLSCSGGWVCEHRWRQIYNMVAFRNAVGDDQVSNWWDNGSNQISFSRGSRGFVAFNNDNYDLNSSLQTGLPAGSYCDVISGLKSGSSCTGKTIVVGSDGRANINIASNADDGVVAIHVNAKL, from the exons atgtttctGACCAAGGGTCTCATCTGTATTGCCTTTTTGGCACTGGCCAATGCCCAGTTCGCCACCAACTATGCCAGTGGACGCAACGGTATGGTGCATCTGTTCGAGTGGAAATGGGATGACATTGCTGCCGAATGCGAGAATTTCCTGGGTCCCTATGGCTATGCTGGCGTGCAG GTGTCGCCCGTCAACGAGAATGCCGTGATCGGTGCCCGCCCCTGGTGGGAGCGTTACCAGCCCATCTCCTACAAGCTGACCACTCGCTCCGGTAACGAGGCGCAGTTCGCCAGCATGGTTAGCCGTTGCAATGCCGTGGGTGTGCGCATCTATGTGGATGTCGTCTTCAATCACATGTCTGCCGATGGCAACAGCTACGGTACTGGCGGCAGCACTGCTGATCCCAGCTCCAAGAGCTTCCCCGGTGTGCCATTCTCCTCCCTGGACTTCAACCCCACCTGTGCCATCACCAACTACAATGACCCCACCAATGTCCGCAACTGTGAGCTCGTTGGTCTCCGCGATTTGAACCAGGGCAACTCTTGGGTGCAGGACAAGATCGTTGATTTCCTTAACCATTTGACTAATTTGGGTGTTGCTGGTTTCCGTGTGGATGCCGCCAAGCACATGTGGCCCGGAGATTTGGCTGTCATCTACGGTCGTCTGAACAACTTGAACACTGCTCACGGTTTCAGCTCGGGTGCCAAGCCCTACATCTTCCAGGAGGTCATCGATTTGGGCGGTGAGTCCATCAGCAAGTCCGAGTACACGGGCATGGGCGCCGTCACTGAGTTCCGTCACTCCGATTCCATTGGCAAGGTGTTCCGCGGCAAGGATCAGCTGCGTTATCTGACCAACTGGGGCACCGCCTGGGGCTTCGCTGCTTCCGATCGCTCTCTGATCTTTGTGGACAACCACGACAACCAGCGTGGACATGGTGCTGGCGGCGCTGATGTGCTCACCTACAAGGTGGCCAAGCAGTACAAGATGGCTTCCGCTTTCATGTTGGCCCATCCCTTCGGCACACCCCGTGTGATGTCCTCCTTTGCCTTCGATGACACCGACCAGGGACCACCAACCACCGATGGCCACAACATTGCCTCCCCCGTCTTCAACAGCGACTTGTCTTGCAGCGGTGGATGGGTGTGCGAGCACCGTTGGCGCCAGATCTACAACATGGTTGCCTTCCGTAATGCCGTCGGCGATGATCAGGTCTCCAACTGGTGGGACAACGGCAGCAACCAGATCTCCTTCAGCCGTGGCAGCCGCGGTTTTGTTGCCTTCAACAACGATAACTACGATCTGAACAGCTCTCTGCAAACAGGCTTGCCCGCTGGTAGCTACTGCGATGTCATTTCCGGCCTGAAAAGCGGCTCCAGCTGCACTGGTAAGACCATTGTCGTTGGCTCCGATGGACGTGCCAACATCAACATTGCCAGCAATGCTGACGATGGTGTCGTTGCCATCCATGTCAATGCCAAATTGTAA